One part of the Marinobacterium rhizophilum genome encodes these proteins:
- a CDS encoding DUF1415 domain-containing protein: MNEKTTEFDIEQVCRLTRRWVEVMVVGENLCPFAASVLKRDQIRFAVSQAQDGAGVARDFLAELALIQQTPEDDIATTLLIVPAALGDFYDYLDALAQCEELITDAGLEGVFQLASFHPNYRFGGVPPDDISHWTNRSPYPMFHLLREGQMSRVLAHYPDPDAIPERNIEHLRALGREGLIARFPPFADYC, encoded by the coding sequence ATGAACGAAAAGACGACAGAGTTTGATATCGAGCAGGTGTGCCGGCTGACCCGGCGCTGGGTTGAAGTCATGGTGGTGGGCGAGAACCTGTGCCCCTTTGCCGCCTCTGTGCTCAAGCGCGACCAGATCCGCTTTGCGGTGTCCCAGGCGCAGGATGGCGCAGGGGTGGCCCGGGACTTTCTGGCGGAACTGGCACTGATCCAGCAGACGCCGGAAGACGATATCGCCACGACCCTGCTGATCGTGCCCGCAGCACTGGGAGATTTTTACGACTACCTGGATGCGCTGGCGCAGTGCGAGGAACTGATCACCGACGCGGGCCTGGAGGGCGTGTTCCAGCTGGCCAGCTTTCACCCGAACTATCGCTTTGGCGGTGTACCACCGGACGATATCAGTCACTGGACCAACCGCTCGCCCTACCCGATGTTTCACCTGCTGCGTGAAGGCCAGATGAGCCGGGTACTGGCACACTATCCCGATCCCGATGCCATCCCCGAACGCAATATCGAGCACCTGCGGGCGCTGGGCCGCGAGGGCCTGATCGCCCGCTTCCCCCCGTTCGCCGACTACTGCTGA
- the phoU gene encoding phosphate signaling complex protein PhoU gives MEYEKDGYSTHISQQFNQDLEQIRTELLTMGGLVERQVQDSIEALLNGDSDLAERSLRGDKQTNDMELMIDEHCTRIIARRQPAASDLRMIMSISRAVVDLERIGDEATRISRQAMELVKGGESPRGYQEIRHIGSLVRIMVRDVLTAFARSDINLAYQVAKQDKAVDQEYRSAMRSLATYMMEDPRSISSVLNVIWVLRSLERIGDHVCNLAEHLVYLVSGTDVRHQSLQEMHRTVREETDSQDEDDDA, from the coding sequence GTGGAATATGAAAAAGACGGCTACAGCACGCACATTTCCCAGCAGTTCAACCAGGATCTCGAACAGATCCGTACCGAACTGCTTACCATGGGCGGCCTGGTGGAGCGCCAGGTGCAGGACAGCATCGAAGCCCTGCTGAACGGCGACAGCGATCTGGCCGAGCGCTCACTGCGCGGCGACAAGCAGACCAACGACATGGAGCTGATGATCGACGAGCACTGCACCCGCATCATCGCCCGCCGTCAGCCCGCTGCCAGCGACCTGCGCATGATCATGTCGATCTCCCGCGCCGTGGTAGACCTGGAGCGCATCGGCGACGAAGCGACCCGCATCTCGCGCCAGGCCATGGAGCTGGTCAAGGGCGGCGAGTCGCCCCGCGGCTACCAGGAAATTCGCCATATCGGCAGCCTGGTGCGCATCATGGTACGTGATGTCCTCACCGCCTTCGCCCGCAGCGATATCAACCTGGCATACCAGGTCGCCAAGCAGGACAAGGCCGTGGACCAGGAATACCGCTCCGCCATGCGCTCACTGGCCACTTACATGATGGAAGACCCGCGCTCGATCAGCAGCGTCCTGAATGTGATCTGGGTACTGCGTTCGCTCGAGCGTATCGGCGATCACGTCTGCAACCTGGCCGAGCACCTGGTGTACCTGGTCAGCGGCACGGACGTGCGTCACCAGAGCCTGCAGGAAATGCACCGTACCGTGCGTGAAGAAACCGATTCCCAGGACGAAGACGACGACGCCTGA
- the pstB gene encoding phosphate ABC transporter ATP-binding protein PstB, protein MTSNMKSHAIDISSLKRDPRVLNMDDEEITLRVNDLRLSYGDKEALHGINMQIPKNRVTAFIGPSGCGKSTLLRCFNRMNDLVDGCRINGEILLDDNNIYGRGVDVAELRRRVGMVFQKPNPFPKSIYENVAYGLRIQGLKKKRLIDDTVEWALRSAALWDEVKDRLHESALGMSGGQQQRLVIARTIAVKPEVLLLDEPASALDPISTLKIEELIHALKKDFTIAIVTHNMQQAARVSDYTAFMYMGDLIEFGVTDTLFTNPVQKQTEDYITGRYG, encoded by the coding sequence ATGACTAGCAATATGAAATCCCATGCAATCGACATTTCCTCGCTCAAGCGCGATCCCCGTGTACTGAACATGGACGACGAGGAAATCACCCTGCGGGTCAATGATCTGCGCCTGAGCTACGGCGACAAGGAAGCGCTGCACGGCATCAACATGCAGATTCCGAAGAACCGGGTCACGGCCTTTATCGGCCCCTCCGGCTGCGGCAAGTCGACCTTGCTGCGCTGCTTCAACCGCATGAACGACCTGGTGGACGGCTGCCGCATCAACGGCGAGATCCTGCTGGACGACAACAACATCTACGGTCGCGGGGTGGACGTCGCCGAACTGCGTCGCCGTGTTGGCATGGTGTTCCAGAAGCCCAACCCCTTCCCCAAGTCCATCTACGAAAACGTGGCCTACGGCCTGCGCATTCAGGGCCTGAAGAAGAAACGCCTGATCGATGATACCGTCGAATGGGCACTGCGCTCCGCCGCCCTCTGGGATGAGGTCAAGGATCGCCTGCACGAGAGCGCCCTGGGCATGTCCGGCGGTCAGCAGCAGCGCCTGGTTATCGCCCGTACCATCGCCGTAAAGCCGGAAGTTCTGCTGCTGGATGAACCGGCATCGGCCCTGGACCCGATCTCGACCCTGAAAATCGAAGAGCTGATCCACGCCCTCAAAAAGGATTTCACCATCGCCATCGTAACCCACAACATGCAGCAGGCAGCCCGGGTTTCGGACTACACCGCCTTCATGTACATGGGTGACCTGATCGAGTTCGGTGTCACGGATACCCTCTTTACCAACCCGGTACAGAAGCAGACCGAAGACTACATCACCGGCCGCTACGGCTGA
- the pstA gene encoding phosphate ABC transporter permease PstA: MRISVSDWTRSGSPWVWLNAGAVAICIIMVLGLLALIAVRGLGHFWPADVLSATYDQNGQRSVLVGELVESEFVPAAQLRDSGVDVPAGLEHMKRDLFKVGNRDVTGTDFVWALDDHVTERSYPVTMFVAERHEWGNLYGYLQAIKQDGELVAQHDGVAPGPEYDALWQDFQRRIVRAKELHDQIEDIQKGVIGSINYELERLRLKQRALELKNSTDVQAFAEIEDRRSELDAQYEVLQVELLELSNALNRDSFVAVVADGRTVEVQLSKVVRAFLPNSMHLGDKILHYMAKIWEFIADDPREANTEGGIFPAIYGTVMMVLLMSVMVTPFGVIAAVYLREYARQGFTTRVLRIAVNNLAGVPSIVYGVFGLGFFVYFLGGNIDDLFFPEAKPSPTFGTGGLMWASLTLALLTVPVVIVATEEGLSRIPRAVREGSLALGATKAETLWKVVLPMASPAIMTGVILAIARAAGEVAPLMLVGVVKLAPSLPLDMNYPYLHLDQKFMHLGFHIYDVGFQSPNVEAARPLVYATALLLVVVIALLNFSAIAIRNHLREKYKALEM; this comes from the coding sequence ATGAGAATTTCCGTTTCCGACTGGACCCGCTCCGGCTCCCCCTGGGTCTGGCTCAATGCCGGCGCCGTGGCCATCTGTATCATCATGGTACTGGGCCTGCTGGCCCTGATCGCCGTACGCGGCCTGGGTCACTTCTGGCCCGCCGACGTGCTCAGCGCGACTTACGATCAGAACGGCCAGCGCTCCGTGCTGGTGGGCGAACTGGTGGAGTCCGAGTTTGTACCCGCCGCCCAGCTGCGCGATTCCGGGGTGGATGTTCCCGCCGGGCTCGAACACATGAAGCGTGACCTGTTCAAGGTCGGCAACCGCGATGTCACCGGCACCGACTTTGTCTGGGCGCTGGACGACCATGTCACCGAACGCAGCTACCCGGTGACGATGTTCGTCGCCGAACGGCATGAATGGGGCAACCTCTACGGCTACCTGCAGGCCATCAAACAGGATGGCGAGCTGGTTGCACAGCATGACGGCGTTGCACCGGGCCCCGAGTACGACGCACTGTGGCAGGATTTCCAGCGCCGCATTGTTCGCGCCAAGGAACTACACGACCAGATCGAGGATATTCAGAAAGGCGTTATCGGCTCCATCAACTACGAGCTGGAGCGCCTGCGCCTGAAGCAGCGCGCGCTGGAGCTGAAAAACAGCACCGACGTGCAGGCCTTCGCCGAGATCGAAGACCGTCGCAGCGAACTGGACGCCCAGTATGAGGTACTGCAGGTCGAACTGCTGGAACTGAGCAACGCGCTGAACCGGGACAGCTTCGTCGCCGTGGTGGCTGACGGACGCACGGTTGAAGTACAGCTGTCCAAGGTCGTGCGCGCCTTCCTGCCCAACAGCATGCACCTGGGTGACAAGATCCTGCATTACATGGCCAAGATCTGGGAGTTCATCGCCGACGACCCCCGTGAGGCCAATACCGAAGGCGGCATCTTCCCGGCCATCTACGGCACCGTCATGATGGTGCTGCTGATGTCCGTGATGGTAACGCCCTTCGGTGTGATTGCCGCCGTCTACCTGCGCGAATATGCACGCCAGGGTTTCACCACCCGCGTGCTGCGCATTGCGGTGAACAACCTCGCCGGTGTCCCCTCCATTGTTTACGGTGTCTTCGGGCTGGGCTTTTTCGTCTACTTCCTGGGGGGGAATATCGATGACCTGTTCTTCCCCGAAGCCAAGCCGTCACCGACCTTTGGTACCGGCGGCCTGATGTGGGCGTCCCTGACCCTGGCACTGCTCACGGTACCGGTGGTCATTGTGGCGACCGAGGAAGGCCTTAGCCGTATTCCCCGTGCCGTGCGCGAAGGCTCCCTGGCGCTGGGCGCCACCAAGGCCGAAACCCTGTGGAAGGTGGTACTGCCCATGGCAAGCCCCGCCATCATGACCGGTGTTATCCTGGCCATTGCCCGGGCCGCCGGTGAGGTGGCACCACTGATGCTGGTGGGTGTGGTCAAGCTGGCGCCGAGCCTGCCGCTGGACATGAACTACCCGTACCTGCATCTTGATCAGAAATTCATGCACCTGGGCTTCCACATCTATGATGTGGGTTTCCAGAGTCCGAACGTGGAAGCGGCCCGTCCGCTGGTTTATGCCACAGCGCTGCTGCTGGTGGTGGTGATCGCCCTGCTGAACTTCTCGGCCATCGCGATCCGCAACCATCTGCGCGAGAAATACAAAGCGCTTGAAATGTAA
- a CDS encoding ABC transporter permease subunit, producing the protein MSNEATVSVPELDFNTPSARRKRKMRALKDRAATLGIGIGGISVIVAILLIFFYLLYEVMPLFRSAAVEPWQQNGQAVSPYPVPGQGDTLYLAMEEQAEIGLRLTRDAEAIFFDTRSGDIVRQETLSLPEGVTISSFALISDARRLFALGLSNGSALVLRHDYKASYPDGVRVLSPELAYPLGSDPIAVGNSPLELLSVNGDGESWRLVGGNTQNLFQTDVELTENFLTGEVETNIETSSLAQPNVKATKLLLMPDRRWLLIAAQGGKLAVADLQAPNDASITQIINATTGDIKAFELLLGGNSLMLADARGRVSQWFLVRDEQGDWQLTPIRSFETGGEALSGFTTEHRRKGFATLDDTGTLKLFNTTAERNVLSEKLLDGPADQIAYAPRSNAMLLERNGNLSFWAIHNEHPDISWSALWNKVWYEGYEEPAYVWQSSAANNDFEPKYSLMPLAFGTLKAAFYAMLLATPLAICGAIYTAYFMAPGLRRKVKPVIELMEALPTVILGFLAGLWLAPFMELNLAAVFLILLVIPASILAFAFGWAQLPNRIRFLLPEGWDAALLIPVVILATWFSFALAGPVENLLFNGDMRLWVSQTLGISYDQRNALVVGIAMGFAVIPTIFSITEDAIFAVPKSLSYGSLALGATPWQTLVRVVMPTASPGIFSAVMIGMGRAVGETMIVLMATGNTPIMDVNIFEGMRTLAANIAVEMPESEVGSTHFRILFLAAFVLFMFTFVVNTLAESIRQHLRQKYGSL; encoded by the coding sequence ATGAGCAACGAAGCCACAGTTAGCGTACCCGAGCTCGATTTCAATACCCCGTCCGCCAGGCGCAAGCGCAAGATGCGCGCACTGAAGGACAGGGCTGCGACCTTGGGCATCGGTATCGGCGGCATCAGTGTCATCGTCGCCATTCTGCTGATCTTTTTCTATCTGCTGTATGAAGTAATGCCACTGTTCCGTTCCGCTGCCGTTGAGCCCTGGCAGCAGAACGGCCAGGCAGTCAGCCCCTACCCGGTTCCGGGTCAGGGCGATACGCTGTATCTGGCCATGGAAGAACAGGCCGAAATCGGTCTGCGCCTGACCAGGGACGCCGAAGCGATCTTCTTCGATACCCGCAGCGGCGATATTGTGCGCCAGGAAACGCTGAGCCTGCCTGAAGGCGTGACCATCAGCAGCTTCGCGCTCATCTCCGATGCCCGTCGCCTGTTCGCCCTGGGCCTGAGCAACGGCAGCGCCCTGGTGCTGCGTCACGACTACAAGGCCTCCTACCCCGATGGCGTGCGCGTGCTGTCACCGGAGCTCGCGTACCCGCTGGGTAGCGACCCCATTGCCGTAGGAAACAGCCCGCTGGAGCTGCTCAGCGTCAATGGTGATGGCGAAAGCTGGCGCCTGGTCGGCGGCAATACTCAGAACCTGTTCCAGACCGATGTCGAACTGACCGAAAACTTCCTCACCGGCGAAGTGGAAACCAACATCGAAACCAGCAGCCTGGCCCAGCCAAACGTCAAGGCCACCAAGCTGCTACTGATGCCGGACCGTCGCTGGCTGCTGATCGCCGCCCAGGGCGGCAAGCTGGCCGTAGCCGACCTGCAGGCCCCGAATGACGCCAGTATCACCCAGATCATCAATGCCACCACCGGCGACATCAAGGCATTCGAACTTCTGCTCGGTGGCAACTCGCTGATGCTGGCCGACGCCAGGGGCCGGGTGTCCCAGTGGTTCCTGGTGCGTGACGAACAGGGCGACTGGCAGCTGACCCCGATTCGCAGCTTCGAGACCGGGGGTGAAGCCCTGTCCGGTTTTACCACCGAGCACCGCCGCAAGGGTTTCGCCACCCTGGACGACACAGGCACCCTGAAACTGTTCAACACCACCGCCGAGCGCAACGTGCTGAGCGAGAAGCTGCTTGATGGCCCCGCCGACCAGATCGCCTATGCGCCGCGCTCCAACGCCATGCTGCTTGAGCGCAACGGCAACCTGAGCTTCTGGGCCATTCACAACGAGCACCCGGACATTTCCTGGAGCGCGCTCTGGAACAAGGTCTGGTACGAAGGCTATGAGGAACCGGCCTACGTATGGCAGTCCTCGGCCGCCAACAATGATTTCGAGCCCAAATACAGCCTGATGCCGCTGGCATTCGGCACCCTCAAGGCCGCCTTTTATGCCATGCTGCTGGCCACTCCGCTGGCGATCTGCGGTGCCATCTACACCGCCTACTTCATGGCACCGGGCCTGCGCCGCAAGGTGAAGCCCGTCATCGAGCTGATGGAAGCCCTGCCCACGGTCATTCTGGGCTTTCTGGCCGGTCTCTGGCTGGCGCCCTTCATGGAACTCAACCTGGCCGCGGTGTTCCTGATTCTGCTGGTGATCCCGGCCTCTATCCTGGCGTTCGCCTTTGGCTGGGCGCAGCTGCCCAACAGGATTCGCTTCCTGCTGCCCGAAGGCTGGGATGCCGCCCTGCTGATTCCGGTCGTCATACTGGCTACGTGGTTCAGCTTTGCACTGGCCGGTCCGGTGGAAAACCTGCTGTTCAACGGCGACATGCGGCTGTGGGTCAGCCAGACCCTGGGCATCAGCTACGATCAGCGCAATGCCCTGGTGGTGGGTATCGCCATGGGCTTCGCCGTGATTCCGACCATCTTCTCGATCACCGAGGATGCCATCTTCGCCGTGCCGAAAAGCCTCAGCTACGGCTCCCTGGCACTGGGTGCAACCCCCTGGCAGACCCTGGTACGGGTGGTCATGCCGACCGCCAGCCCCGGTATCTTCTCGGCGGTGATGATCGGCATGGGGCGCGCGGTGGGTGAAACCATGATCGTGCTGATGGCCACCGGCAACACCCCCATCATGGATGTAAACATCTTTGAGGGCATGCGTACCCTGGCCGCCAATATCGCGGTGGAAATGCCGGAGTCCGAAGTCGGCAGCACCCACTTCCGCATCCTGTTCCTGGCCGCCTTCGTGCTGTTCATGTTCACCTTCGTGGTGAATACCCTGGCCGAGAGCATACGCCAGCATCTGCGCCAGAAATATGGCTCTCTGTAA
- a CDS encoding PstS family phosphate ABC transporter substrate-binding protein, which produces MTPMKKLLSAVAISATCLTANASDLLDANLPTYEKASGVSGNLSSVGSDTLANLMTLWAEEFKRLYPNVNIQIQAAGSSTAPPALTEGTSNIGPMSRMMKDKELEAFEQKYGYKPTPVAVAIDALAVFAHKDNPIAGMTIDQVDAVFSSTRKCGAADDVSSWGQLGMEGALADKSIQLFGRNSVSGTYGYFKEKALCKGDFRNNVNEQPGSASVVQSVSTSLNGLGYSGIGYKTASVRALPLAKKAGDEFVDATPENAVTGKYPLARSLYVYINKKPGADLQPLEREFLKLVMSKAGQEVVVKDGYIPLPAKVVEKQMAALGL; this is translated from the coding sequence ATGACACCGATGAAAAAGCTGCTCTCAGCCGTTGCCATCTCGGCAACCTGCCTGACCGCCAACGCCTCCGATCTGCTGGACGCCAACCTGCCGACTTACGAAAAGGCATCGGGCGTCTCCGGTAACCTGTCCAGCGTCGGCTCCGACACCCTGGCCAACCTGATGACCCTCTGGGCTGAAGAGTTCAAGCGCCTGTACCCCAACGTCAACATCCAGATTCAGGCCGCCGGCTCTTCTACTGCGCCCCCCGCACTGACCGAAGGCACGTCCAACATCGGCCCCATGTCCCGCATGATGAAGGACAAGGAACTGGAAGCCTTCGAACAGAAATACGGCTACAAGCCAACGCCTGTTGCTGTCGCCATCGACGCCCTGGCCGTGTTCGCTCACAAGGACAACCCCATCGCTGGCATGACCATCGATCAGGTTGACGCCGTGTTCTCGTCCACTCGCAAGTGCGGTGCCGCCGATGACGTTTCCAGCTGGGGCCAGCTGGGCATGGAAGGCGCTCTGGCAGACAAGAGCATCCAGCTGTTCGGTCGCAACTCGGTTTCCGGCACCTACGGCTACTTCAAGGAAAAGGCGCTGTGCAAGGGCGACTTCCGCAACAACGTTAACGAACAGCCGGGCTCTGCATCTGTTGTCCAGTCTGTCTCCACTTCACTGAACGGCCTGGGCTACTCCGGTATCGGTTACAAGACCGCTTCCGTACGCGCTCTGCCGCTGGCCAAGAAAGCCGGTGATGAATTCGTAGACGCCACTCCGGAAAACGCCGTAACCGGCAAGTACCCGCTGGCCCGTTCACTGTACGTTTACATCAACAAGAAGCCGGGCGCCGACCTGCAGCCGCTGGAGCGCGAGTTCCTCAAGTTGGTCATGTCCAAGGCCGGTCAGGAAGTGGTCGTGAAAGACGGCTACATCCCGCTGCCCGCCAAGGTTGTCGAGAAGCAGATGGCCGCTCTGGGCCTGTAA
- a CDS encoding acyl-CoA thioesterase: MSSNDEQNPLPDGELSLKLPASNQATNMFGDVYGGWVVARAVEAAEIRAAKIAEGRIATVSVGGMDFLSPVLVGTILSFYTRIIELGNSSARIAVEVWGRCPDGRELRKVTETECVQVAIDQHGHIRQLPAQ, encoded by the coding sequence ATGTCCAGTAATGATGAACAGAACCCGCTGCCCGATGGCGAACTGAGTCTCAAGCTGCCGGCCAGCAACCAGGCAACCAACATGTTTGGCGATGTCTACGGCGGCTGGGTTGTGGCGCGGGCTGTGGAGGCAGCAGAAATTCGTGCTGCCAAGATTGCCGAGGGGCGTATCGCCACGGTCTCGGTGGGGGGCATGGATTTTCTGTCGCCGGTGCTGGTGGGCACCATCCTGAGCTTCTATACAAGGATTATCGAGCTGGGAAACAGCTCGGCGCGTATCGCCGTGGAGGTCTGGGGTCGCTGCCCGGATGGACGGGAGCTGCGCAAGGTGACCGAAACCGAGTGTGTACAGGTAGCGATTGACCAGCATGGCCATATCCGGCAGTTGCCGGCGCAGTAA
- a CDS encoding class I SAM-dependent methyltransferase: MRRLKLLRMALSTLLGWRRQGYFLPYRYADQLPVATPSYGAIEQLLARHEAQFAQQLAALDAFAVQLQSFNHTQPPSPRWQQSWFPRLDGAIAYGLTRLQRPRLIIEVGSGHSTRFFYRACRDEGLDTELLCIDPAPRADIKALNLTLIPTPVQQTDLALFQRLQPGDMLFIDSSHLLLPGSDVDWLLNRVWPLLATGVLVHFHDILLPDDYPARWRWRGYNEQQGVAPLLTSGAAEPVWASHYVVSRMPVPLQGSFVAGLPMPDEALETSLWLRKTVPAVE; this comes from the coding sequence ATGCGACGTTTAAAACTGCTCAGGATGGCACTGTCGACACTGCTCGGCTGGCGCCGCCAGGGGTATTTCCTGCCGTACCGCTATGCCGATCAGCTACCGGTGGCGACACCGTCCTATGGTGCGATCGAGCAATTGCTGGCGCGCCATGAAGCGCAGTTCGCCCAGCAGCTGGCTGCGCTGGACGCCTTCGCGGTGCAGCTGCAAAGCTTTAATCATACCCAGCCGCCCTCGCCGCGCTGGCAGCAGAGCTGGTTTCCCCGTCTGGATGGGGCTATTGCCTATGGCCTGACGCGGCTGCAGCGCCCGCGCCTTATTATCGAGGTGGGATCGGGTCATTCCACCCGCTTCTTTTACCGGGCCTGTCGGGACGAGGGGCTGGATACCGAGCTGCTGTGCATCGACCCGGCGCCACGGGCCGATATCAAGGCGCTGAACCTGACGCTGATTCCCACGCCTGTGCAACAAACCGATCTGGCGCTGTTTCAGCGTTTGCAGCCAGGCGACATGCTGTTTATTGATTCCAGCCACCTGCTGCTGCCAGGCTCGGATGTCGACTGGCTGCTGAACCGGGTCTGGCCGTTGCTGGCCACCGGTGTGCTGGTGCATTTTCATGACATCCTGCTGCCCGACGACTACCCGGCCCGGTGGCGCTGGCGCGGCTACAACGAACAGCAGGGCGTGGCGCCGCTATTGACCAGCGGTGCCGCAGAGCCGGTCTGGGCCAGCCATTATGTGGTCAGCCGCATGCCGGTGCCGTTGCAGGGCAGCTTTGTGGCAGGGCTGCCGATGCCGGATGAGGCGCTGGAAACCAGTCTCTGGCTGCGCAAGACCGTGCCGGCTGTCGAATAG
- the uvrD gene encoding DNA helicase II — protein MDVTPILDSLNDAQREAVSAPVQNLLVLAGAGSGKTRVLVHRIAWLIQVEGISPYSIMAVTFTNKAAREMRGRIEELLGLNPHGMWVGTFHGLAHRLLRSHWRDAGLPDNFQIMDSDDQLRLIKRLAKEMNLDEQRWPARQFQWFINAQKDEGLRARHIEPSNDPFQRTMLNVYVAYEQACERGGMIDFGELLLRSLELLRDRSPALLKHYQERFRYLLVDEFQDTNAIQYAWLRLLCGSERKLMAVGDDDQSIYGWRGARIENIQNLPEHFPGTSTIKLEQNYRSTNSILQAANAVIGNNQGRLGKQLWTDGSDGEPLSVYSAFNEQDEASFIVGRVQQWVQDGNLRSESAVLYRSNAQSRIIEEMLIRAGVPYRIYGGQRFYDRLEIKNALAYLRLMSSRHNDTAMERVINVPTRGIGTRTIELLRQHAREHELSMWQAACEIIEQGLLPARAGNALRAFLELIDRLDSDTRDTQLHEQTEHMIKHSGLIQHHEKEKGEKAQSRLENLDELITAARQFAGSWQEDIDTEEAEARTPLVAFLDQAALDAGDAQADEHQDSVQMMTLHSAKGLEFPLVFLAGMEEGLFPHKMSIEEPGRLEEERRLCYVGITRAMKKLYLTYAESRRLHGQENFNRASRFIQEVPPGLIEEVRLNAQVRRPLTARAPSEPLFQGSGSSLANAEVPATSISLGQRVGHAKFGEGTVINYEGSGPKARVQVNFDDEGSKWLMLGYANLSPL, from the coding sequence ATGGATGTAACCCCGATTCTCGACTCGCTCAACGACGCCCAGCGCGAAGCCGTTTCCGCACCGGTGCAGAACCTGCTGGTGCTGGCCGGTGCCGGCTCCGGTAAAACCCGCGTGCTGGTACACCGCATTGCCTGGCTGATTCAGGTCGAGGGCATCTCGCCCTACTCCATCATGGCCGTAACCTTTACCAACAAGGCGGCGCGGGAAATGCGCGGGCGTATCGAGGAGCTGCTGGGACTCAACCCCCACGGCATGTGGGTCGGAACCTTCCACGGCCTGGCACACCGCCTGCTGCGATCCCACTGGCGTGACGCCGGCCTGCCGGACAACTTCCAGATCATGGACAGCGACGACCAGCTGCGGCTGATCAAGCGCCTGGCCAAGGAAATGAACCTGGACGAGCAGCGCTGGCCGGCCCGGCAGTTCCAGTGGTTTATCAACGCCCAGAAAGACGAAGGCCTGCGCGCGCGCCATATCGAGCCCTCCAACGATCCTTTCCAGCGCACCATGCTGAATGTCTATGTGGCCTACGAACAGGCCTGCGAGCGCGGCGGCATGATCGACTTCGGCGAACTGCTGCTGCGCAGCCTTGAGCTGCTGCGCGACCGCTCCCCGGCCCTGCTCAAGCACTACCAGGAGCGCTTCCGTTACCTGCTGGTGGACGAGTTCCAGGACACCAACGCCATCCAGTACGCCTGGCTGCGCCTGCTGTGCGGCAGCGAGCGCAAACTGATGGCGGTGGGTGACGATGACCAGTCGATCTATGGCTGGCGTGGTGCGCGCATCGAAAACATCCAGAACCTGCCGGAGCACTTCCCCGGTACCTCCACCATCAAGCTGGAGCAGAACTATCGCTCCACCAACAGCATCCTGCAGGCCGCCAATGCCGTGATCGGCAACAACCAGGGGCGCCTGGGCAAGCAGCTCTGGACGGACGGCAGCGATGGCGAGCCCCTGTCGGTGTACTCGGCCTTCAACGAGCAGGACGAGGCCAGCTTTATCGTCGGCCGCGTGCAGCAGTGGGTGCAGGACGGCAACCTGCGCTCCGAGTCCGCCGTGCTCTATCGCTCCAACGCCCAGTCGCGCATTATCGAGGAAATGCTGATTCGCGCAGGTGTGCCCTATCGCATCTACGGCGGACAGCGCTTCTACGACCGGCTGGAAATAAAGAATGCCCTGGCCTACCTGCGCCTGATGTCCAGCCGGCACAACGACACCGCCATGGAGCGCGTGATCAACGTGCCGACCCGTGGCATCGGCACCCGCACCATCGAGCTGCTGCGCCAGCACGCCCGCGAGCATGAGCTCAGCATGTGGCAGGCCGCCTGTGAAATCATTGAGCAGGGCCTGCTGCCGGCGCGCGCCGGCAATGCCCTGCGGGCCTTTCTCGAACTGATCGACCGCCTGGACAGCGACACCCGGGATACCCAGCTGCACGAACAGACCGAGCACATGATCAAGCACAGCGGCCTGATCCAGCACCATGAAAAGGAAAAGGGCGAAAAGGCCCAGTCTCGCCTCGAGAACCTGGATGAGCTGATCACCGCGGCGCGCCAGTTTGCCGGCAGCTGGCAGGAAGACATCGACACCGAGGAAGCCGAAGCCCGCACACCGCTGGTTGCCTTTCTCGATCAGGCGGCACTGGATGCCGGTGATGCCCAGGCCGATGAACACCAGGACAGCGTGCAGATGATGACGCTGCACTCGGCCAAGGGTCTGGAATTCCCGCTGGTGTTCCTGGCCGGTATGGAAGAAGGCCTGTTTCCCCACAAGATGTCAATTGAGGAGCCGGGCCGGCTCGAAGAAGAGCGCCGCCTGTGCTACGTCGGCATCACCCGCGCCATGAAAAAACTGTACCTGACCTATGCCGAATCGCGCCGGCTGCATGGCCAGGAAAACTTCAACCGCGCCTCGCGCTTTATCCAGGAGGTGCCGCCCGGGCTGATCGAGGAAGTTCGCCTCAATGCCCAGGTGCGCCGGCCGCTGACGGCCCGAGCCCCGAGCGAGCCCCTGTTCCAGGGCAGCGGCTCATCCCTGGCCAATGCCGAGGTGCCCGCCACCAGTATTTCCCTGGGCCAGCGTGTCGGTCATGCCAAGTTCGGCGAAGGCACCGTGATCAATTACGAAGGCTCAGGCCCCAAGGCCCGGGTACAGGTGAACTTTGACGACGAGGGTTCGAAGTGGCTGATGCTCGGCTACGCCAACCTGAGTCCCCTCTAG